In Falco peregrinus isolate bFalPer1 chromosome 9, bFalPer1.pri, whole genome shotgun sequence, the genomic stretch ttaaacccatttcttagaaaaatgttGTGCTTTAAACACAgccactgaaagaaaagcattttaatataattattttattgttagaTCTGcccatttttgcttttatcctTGTTTGATGGGTTACCAAGATGTCGGTTCTCCTGCTGAATAAGCTAAACTTGTTCACGAATGGCCCGTGCCATCCACAATTTAAATGCTCTTGAGCAAAACCCGCACAAACATATGACATACAGCAAAGGCGCACGAACGCTGAAGCCGTGTTAATCAAACCGCAAGCACTCTGTAAAGTTAATTAGCAAGACTTTTATATAGCTGTTACTTGTGTCTATTATAACAGCGTCGCTTAAGAACACGAACCAcgctttccttttaaaaataatataaacgAGGAATGCAATTTTGTAAGAGTGCAGCCCTGGAGAAGGAACAGGCGACTGCGGAGCCCTGGAGAGAGCAGAGCGCCCGCAGCTGCCACCCCACAgccgcggccccccccgcccggcgcccccgcagcccgggcccCAGGCGGCCGTGCcgccccccgcctgcccctgctcggcggggctccccggggaACGCCTCAGGCACAAGCCCCGCGGAGGACAGCACCCCTCAGCCCCCCTCAGCCGCGGACACAAGGCAGGGCcacccccccgcaccccacGGCGGCCACCCGAGcgtcccccgccgccccgcctcTCCGGGCCCGGCCTGCTGTGCCCAAGGCCCCAggggccccggccgccccccgggaGGCGGGGacgggcccggcccggctctcCGTCGCCCGCCCGGGCCCCGCAGAGCCCACCGGCGGCGGGAAGGGGGGAAGCGCAGCGGAGCACTCACCCGCGGGGTGGCGGTGGGGCGGCCGGGCCCCACCAAGCACAgccgctcgccgccgccgccttcTCAGCGCGgcccccgcagccgccgccgcgccccggcggCAGACGTCACCCGACGGCGGCGGtggcgccccctggcggcgcGGAGGACCCCGCgtcccccccctcccgcccctcAGAGCCCCTCAGGCGCGGCCCCTGTCCCTCAGAGGCGGTGAgggtgctgctctcctgccaccaAAAGCCTGCAGGTGCTGGAGGGTACAATGAACTGCGAACTGCTCGTCTTGGCAAGCCAataaaagcaggggaaaaaatgttacccaaggaaaaaaaaaagatcccccaaaacaataaaaaaccgAGCTGAAGGTAATGATTCAGTGGAAGAGCAGAGAAGGTTCCAGAAGGTGAATGAGCTGGGGGCACTTCCCCAGCCTGAGGGAGAATTCCTACAGGGGAGGACGGTGTGACCCTGCCCAAGAGACCAGACATCCTTGGCAGAATTCCAGTCAGGAAGACAAGCTGAACATGAGAGAAAAAGTGACACCCCAGGAGAAATCATGGGACTCCTTGCGGGGAGGCCTCGGAGGCTGGCAGGGGATGGGCGCCATGATGGACGGCCAGGGAGGCTGCGAGACGGCCTGGAGAGCGCCCAGAGCCATGAATCACCTCCTGTGTCCCAGCCAAACCGGGGCGCCCCAAATGTGGGTTTACACGGGGCCTTGACACCTTCCAAATGAGCAGGTGCGATGCTGCTGGCATTATCTCTGGGGTTCAAGGGCATTTTCGATCCCTGGCAGACAGCTCTGAGCTTCCCAGAGGCAAAGCCCTTCTctccagagctgggctgggctggccttCGGTGCATTACGCTTACACACAAACACTGCCAAAGCCTCCAGTAAAATGTCACTGCCTCATGTAAACTAACATATATTAAAACACTTTCATACGATAGAGACTGGTTGATGTACAGTTAGGGACAGGAATCTCCTTCACAATAATTATATTGATCTTGCTTTCAGGGAAAGGAACGGATTGAAAGTCTttaagcagaaagaagaaaactaccTCCAGTTTTTTCTGGGGTAGAAGGCACTTGTAAGTGCAAAAGCAAGCTGTACATCAtgcctgacagcagcagcttcgGTGTTTTGCCTTCTCTAATAGCTCAGACAGTCATTTTTCCGTGTGTGCAcactgcagctttccagcagtACCTGGCACTGCCTGCTCTCTGGtacagcccagccccagcttttCCCCGACAAACATCAGTTCATcctgcagcacctggagcagAGAATAAGCCTTAATTTACAGGAGAATACAATATGAAAATGACAGGGAACAGGAAGAAAGACACCCATCAGACTCTAAAAGTTATTAGATTTCAAGATGTGGTTGTCATTTTaatcactttccttttttccgGCTGCAATGCTGCAGACTATCTTCATCTGTTTTGGATGTGAGGTAAATTATCATACTGCGTTGTGCGTGTTCTTATCCATGCCTTGAGCATTTAGTAATATGACAGCTGATGATGATGGGTGCCTGAAGTTCTCTGGAAGACATTAGCATCTCTGGAAGTAGGAGTCTGAGCATTAATGAACTACAGCACTGCAGGCCTGAACGCAGCACAGAGCATTCAGGAAGATAAAGGCTTCTTTGGGAGTCATacaagtgggggaaaaaatatcgTGTCACACCCTCAAGGTGCTGTTGGGCTAGCTAGTGATTCAAAGATATTGGCATTTTAATGAAAGCCAAAGGAAACTTTTAAGCCAGTATTCTCATTGCTGCACTCACCAATTAGCCCTCATGCATCCAGTAGAACGTGAAGCAGACAATCACATTTGCACTGTTTGTTGCTTCAGTCAATTTAGGTTTGCAGCAGTCTCCAAAACAAGTATCAGAGTGCATCTGACCACAACCTCCATCTACTCAACCTGTAACCTTCATTATTTTAGCCCCATTCTGCAGTATCTCCATAGCCTTGTTTGTCTTTCACCAAACCTGCCCCAAAGTAGCATCTCTAAATAGCtgtcagaaaggagaaaatgagagtGAATGTGCTTCCCCCTCATCCTGGGCCACCAACGTGGGATACGTAgccattttaaattatatcaAGCATCAAACCAAACCTGCGCAGTGAGGAATGGTGAAGTTATTATTCCTGAATGGCAGTAGCGTGCCGTAACTCAGCTAGACCCAGAACAGTGCTGGGATTAGAATCCCAGGAGCACCTAAATCAATGCAAGACTCCTCACCACTTAAATGGCATCAACATTGGATCACATGCAGAGATTTTCATTTGCAGGAGGGAGGGTTCAGGTGCAATAGTCCAAACTGTAAGTCCATCTATATTCAGgtaatttttcctccttcatttcTGAGCAGcgatttttctgtgctgtatctAAAATATTGAAATTCTGCTAATAGCCGCTGTTACAGCACAGCCATCTTCATCCTTAGCTAAATAAACACCTGGGGCTTCAAGGTAAaaccaaaagcagcaaaagcagaaggtCCATGCAAAAAGATGTCAATATAAAAGGCTCACATGTAAAGAAAGGTCAGTCTCCGAGTAGAGTCTGTCCTGTGGTCTCTGCAAGAGGCAGGAATCACGGAATCTGCAGTTCTCCTATATGGGGATGTGCATGTTATTGTTGCCTGCGGGAACGCTCTGTATTTAAGTCCctgctgctttgtgtttatACCTGTATCATCATCTTAATTGACTCTTCAGAATCAgtttctcatttcagaaaactttcttttctgaaactttgCTCCAGACACTTTGTTTTATTCGTTCCACTTAAGCGAAAGGAACCAAAAGCGTTTTTAACCTTTCACTTTTCTAGGCTCCAGAACAGTTTTTCCTACGGTGTAAGTTGTCATACTGTAATAATCAATGAGGCATATAAACCCATAGATatatcagcagcagcagaccttTGTTTTATCCCAGTGTATAAATTATTGGAAAGATGGGAGTGGAAATGACAAACTACTACTTTCAGGGATCGCACAGCCAGTTAGCTGCTCTCTTTTCCCTCTCTAAAATGCAGAATGCCATCATCAGTGTCCTGCTAGTGCAATATGAACACTGTGTTATCGACTGGGAAAGCGCAGCATGCTAGTTTCTGCCTGAACACACACGGGCATCTTACAGATGATGCTGGCTTGGATGTGTAGGCCAAGCTCGCAGCCGAACTTCCTGACTCTGATGCCAGCCCTAGGACTGACTGTGTTTACCAGCAAGATCCAAGCCCCTCAGATGCAGACACATTAAACTCACAGTTCCAACTGGAGGAACACCGCTgttattaaatgcttttaatattgATATAACAGCAGCATCCATTTGCCTCCATTAGCACAATAGCAACATACTTACTATGCAGCTCTCTGTTGGGACTTTAATATTTTAGCAATTCCTCctctattttataaaataaaatctccccACTGGACAGCCTCCCCATTCCTCTCACTCCAACTAGCAGTGAGAGGAAATGGCTTGCTCTGCCTGTCTGTTTCTTCCCAGGCATCTGCTTCTTTTCACAGTTTCCTTCACCCTGAAATAGCAGGGAGACATCCCACCTTATCTTTGACGAGTGATGGTAAAACTAAAGGACTTCAGACGGGCTAAAGCAAAATCCCTACCAACCAGGTATATCAGCCCCACCTTCCCAGCAGTACCATGGGGCTTACAAGCTCTCCATGCCCAAGTTCAAGTCAAAGGACAGCTAGTCACCACCAcgcagaagacagaaagcaggaggagggaCTGAAGGAGAAATTAATGGCAAAGACATATCACAAGAACAAATTTCTGCACACACTGCTTGCTGCTACTGTTGCTTCCAATTGCTACCTCCTTGTTCCtataaggaaaaataagtcCTTCAGGAATTTGTGTGtcccctccaaaaaaaaggACTAATGGTTATGAGAGCAGTCAATATTGAGAACTAGATGCAGGGAAGAATAGTCTGATGATCAGATGGCCATTACTATATAAATGATGCATATTGGCACAAAAAGCATGCTCCAAGGATGAGCAGCTAAGTATGAGGTTTTATTCATGCCAGTAATTCAGAACAGAGCAAACCATTTTGATAATTACAAGACAAAAACACTAAAACCCCCAGACACTAGTGGCAAGTTCCCCAGCACTGGCTTCAGACAGCAACAGACACATTTGCATGGTAATACAGCCATTCATCCTGAACGTATTTTGCATTATCCTGTATCTTACAGGGCACAGCTAAACCACATGGAATATCTGACAACTGCATTTCCCCAAACTTCGGCCAAGGATGGCCAAAACTTCAGAGTCCCTGGGGTCCAAGCCCCATTTTGGGACACCCACCCCAAAGACTGGGAGtaaccccaggcaccagtacatgctgggggctgaccagctggaaagcagctttgcagaagaggaCTCCAGGGTCCTGGCAGACACCAAGTTGAACGTGAGCCAGCCATGTGCCCTTGCCATGAAGAAGACATACAGTGCCCTGGGCTGCACTAGGCAAAGTACTGCCACCCATTCAGGGGAGGTGATCCTTCTTCTCAGCATcggtgaggccacacctggggtactgtgtccagttctgggctccccagtacaagacagacatggacatactggaaaGGGTACAGCACAGGGCTACCAAGATGATGAAGGGATTGGAACACCTTTCTTATGAGGAAAGGTTGAGAGAGcagggactgttcagcctggagaaggtgcAGGGAGGACCTTACCGATGTACATAAGTACCcaaagggagggtgcaaagatgacaggctcttttcagtggtggcCAGCGCCAGGACCAGAGGTAgtgagcacaaactgaaacacaggatgttccctctgaacatcaggaaacactttttcactatgagggtgactgagcactggcacaggttgcccagactggtggtggagtctccatccttgagGATATTCAAAAGCCGCCTGGAcgtggtcctgggcaactggctttAAATGGCCCTGCCcgagcagggggttggaccagctacctccagaggtcccttccagcctcagccgttctgtgattctgtgactacCCAGCAGTCCTTGCAATTAGTTGTTACAGCTGGAAAAGAGCTAAATTCCTGTCAGTCCAATAACAGTGCCATGATTAGATATAAATAAGAGTCAAGAAATTGTCATACACATCAACCCTACTGCTACATAGAGCAAAAAGTCATTGACTGCAGAATAGGGGTGGATGTAAAAGTGAATGGTCACAAGACTCTACGAAGGCTATACAAGCAAATTACCAATTGCTGCTACAGAAAATTTTGTAACAACCTAATGAGGGTTGTTTGCTCTGTGGCTCAGAGCAAAGATGGAGCTGTTCTTAGAGTGTATGCAAACCTGAAGCAAAACCAATGATTTGCACTGATGCAACACCTGCATGCAAAATTGACCACTGGTACCCTGTACTACATTGCCTTACTCTCACTAATTGGAATTGTATTTGATCTAAGGTTTTGGTGGTTCTGGTTCCCCATCTATGAGGGCTGGTTGTCAAATCTGGATGTAATACAGTGGGAAAAGTGCCAGCGTTCAAGCAGCAGTCACTGTTCATCAACTCTCTGCAGGAGAGCGCTTACCAGCCACACCATGCAGGCTTAGAAGATGCAAATACATATCAAAGTGTGAAACCTTGCATCAGCATTTAGCTTGTAAATGGCGTAAGATGAGAATCAGCCTGTGTAAATGATCCACCTTTCCCAGCACAGGGACAAAATGGAcgttttccatttgaaatgcagtcatttttttaaagctgtttgctATCATAGCAAATTCTCTTACGTTGCTACGTGTATTCTTACCACAAGAATTAAGCAATGTTCCTGTTGATCTTTACAAAAGAAGTGGCCTTCTAGATGGCAAAACACAAGGACTCATTGCTCAAGTTGCTTctagaagagaaaggaaggaggaataCGATAGAATAGACAAAGTGTTCAAGGCTAtcaaaaaacaaatattaaaaatgattGCTCAAACTATTGTCAGACAGACAAAATacagagctgctttttgtgcttagtaaaaaaaaaatcagaaatattttacatatgcAAACCATACAGCAATAGAAGTGCCAACCATCAAAAGAGACACAATATAGTGGAGTGAAAACGCTGCAACCAAGACAGTTTAAGCATAAGGATTCTATTCACTTGCCTAACACAAGGTACCTTCTCTGCCACAAACCTTCCCCCAACTGTACACTGACTGAGTACCTTAATACCACTTTTTCATCTAAAATGAGCAAAAGCTTGACAAATGGTGGTACATCAGTGGAAAAAGTCACTGTGTAGAAATTACTGTCTTCCAAGTGTCTGCTTTTGTTAAtgagatggaaataaaaagatggaagaacaagagactgggaaatcaaggacttttcttctttctaatgCAACTTCAAATCACTACTTCTAGTACCTGTTGGATTGAGAATGCACATCAAAAGGTTCAAAGTCTAATTAGCCTGTCAGAGATGAGGAAAATAGCATTTTCCAGCTGTCTGGCTTCACAAGTATCAATTAAAACACTTTCTATTGAGCTTGGCCACATACTTCAAGCCAACAGTTTCTATTAGGATCATTTACAACTTAGGGAGTATCATATGTAATGGTTTTCCCTCCTGAAACAGGTATTAGAAGTTAGCTAAAGCTAAGAACTAAGGGCAGTGGGGTaggggggaagagaagaaacaacCAATACTTCCATAAAGAAATCTAATCAGTACATAGGAGAATAAAAACATGCTATGGAGGAAGATTGCAGGCAGGATTGCTCCAAGAGCAATCACAGTAAGCATGCTACATGCCATGCTTCAGCTGTCAAAACACCCATGCAGGGAGAACTCTTATTTCTTTCCCCCCAAATCGTGGCATATTCACAGCTTCAAAGAGACAATTCTCAAGCAGTAGAGACTGAGGGACCACATCTACCACCTCTTcaggcaacctgctccagtctCTCACCACCTTCATcgtaaaacatttcttcctcgTACCcagtctgaatctaccctcttttagcttaaaaccattaccccttgtcccaTCAAACAGTTCCCGAACGCAAATAACCACCCTGGCAAAACTAACCAACTACACGTAGCACGCAGCTCCGGAGAAGCGCGAGGAGCCTACCTGCCACTTGTTGGGAGTCTCTGCAGGGGAAGCATGGATCCATCTCACACGGAAACGACtagagttacatccagctgtaAAGAGCGTGACAATAAATAACCACACTCCACACGTTTtcttttttgacatttttattaatcAAAGACAGGATGACTTTCATATTTTGGTGATCACAGAGATCACAGGATACTCTCATAGCTAAGATACACTGCAGAACACATCATGGGTTTGGAGTAACACCCTGGTTATGACTGGGTGAACGTGTCACTGGCACCCTGCATAGCAcaagcaggggtcctcaaaaaGAGAGTATACTATCAGCAATAGACCACAAGTCTTGCAGGGACATGCCAGGAgttccagaagagaaaaaggagaactTGACATTGTACCTGACTGAGCAGGTCCCTAAGTACTGCAGAAGTATCAAAGGTCTGTCTACACTGCCGAGGCAGAGCAATGCACAGAACAGTTCAGCTCCAGACCTCTTACACATACAAACTGAGCAAGTTTTATTCATGCTATATAAATACACGTATATTTTGTATTGCCATTTCTAGAGTTgcataaaagtaaaaatataaagTTCTGCAAGGTTTTAATACTCTTAGGTGGAAGCTTGAAGAGTTAAATTTACATGTTACTGGCTTCACCGAAACCCAGAAGCTAACTATGTGGGAAAATAAGACTAGATGTGCTGTTTCAATTTCTTAGCATTTTATACACAATTTCAGTATGCCAATAAATACTCAGTGCAAAGCACATGCTCAGTTAAAATCTTAGACATGGATAAAGtataaggaaaagcaaaaaaaaagctggcacGTGTCTGCGTGcttacagaaatataaaaagagggaaaagtgTTCTCACTTTTAGCATTAATTTGATTTTGGTTGAAGAAATTTGGATGCCTTCTCCCAAGATAACAGTACTTACAAGGTTGCATCATTGGcttgtaaaaagaaagaaagaaattgttaCAGTGATGGGAACAAAAGAGTCTACATCACTTGAAATTGAGTATTTCCATACTCATCATGGAGACCACAGGAAGTTCATACTTATGATCCAACAATTCTTGCATTGAGAGCAAATCCACTGCCTGGTGTATGACAAGGGagcatccagaaaaaaaacaaccaccaaacacaGAAATCCGAACCAAAGATAATTACAATGTATGGGACAGTTACAAATTATAGTTTTCCAGCATAAAAGCCATAGTAATCCTTCATTTTCACATCACCCACTGAAGTTTGCCCAGGTTCTCCACAAGATAACACTACTTCATAACAAGTTATTTGCCCATGAATAGGGCAGGTGCCAAAATACCTGAATTCCCTACAACTGGTAACAATACCTGTCTCCTTCCCATGAATGGAAACAGTGATTTAACAGACAGAACcttaagaaactgaaattaaaattcaaaggtaatgtTCTGCCCACGGTTAGGAACTGAAAATGCAAGTACAATTCAGAAAAGAGTTAATGATTTTGTATAATTTCAGCTTGAAAGTATGGCATACAAATTAGGATTATTACAGAAGCATCCATAACATAGTCATTGCAGAGGCAATACTGAAGGCTGCTTTGCTAATCCCAGTAATTGCACTCTCATTGCACAAGTCGTGTTGGCagcaaaagaattcaaaattaTCCAACTGGAAGAATTCAGCAATATCATTCATACTGCACTGGGATGCCTTCCAGCAGGAGGAGGTTCTCAATTtacctataaaaaaaaaattaaacagattaAGAGAATATTGAAAGTAATACCATTTTTGGTACAGAGAGAGAATCACTCTGTAGCCTAGACTGCCACATACTCGCTTTTTTAGCTGCAAATGTTTAGAAGTTTGCAAATTTGCCTTCACTAGGAATCAGTAGTGCAAAT encodes the following:
- the CD59 gene encoding CD59 glycoprotein — translated: MIKMNCILLTACIILVAFCSSGYALRCYHCENSPSLCKTNSTCLATEDTCVQMKFGKLRTSSCWKASQCSMNDIAEFFQLDNFEFFCCQHDLCNESAITGISKAAFSIASAMTMLWMLL